A stretch of the Dechloromonas sp. TW-R-39-2 genome encodes the following:
- a CDS encoding ribonuclease catalytic domain-containing protein: MNVLFEEDGGFKTGVIMADNDTSLQIEMPSGKRSKIKSATVLLRFEKPSAAVMLEQATPLAEEIEADFLWECVNDGEFSFLDFARDYHGHEPSPVEAAAVLLALHAAPIYFHRKGKGRFRKAPADILAAALAGLEKKRQQALAMEGWIASLKEFRLPPEIAAMTDALLYAPDRNKSETKAFETACAETGLTAPQLLFKCGAIKSAYFLHYRRFLHEQFPKGTAFPPLDAPKLPRDLPRADVRAFSIDDANTTEIDDALSVVKLPGIGSRIGIHIAAPGLAIEHGSPLDGIARARLSTVYMPGNKITMLPDAVVQNYTLAGGVDCPAVSLYLTVNDSLEILSHESRLEMVHIAANLRHHEIEPWFNAETINGPLPDQPFKDELVHLWHFANACEGRRGKPSAMQGNNDYNFGIEGDLADPDACIVEISERKRGSPLDKLVAELMIVANSTWGGLLAEKNVACLYRAQTQGKVRMTTSPLPHEGLGVPQYAWMTSPLRRYCDLVNQWQLIACLRGESPAFAQKSAELFGAMRDFEITYAAYADFQRLMERYWCLRWLQQHGISEIDATVRREQLVKLDHLPLMLRVPSLPADLAPGRRVRLAIESLDLLAPEVAGRFVALLDAPEVDMAGADEEDGAQ; the protein is encoded by the coding sequence ATGAATGTATTGTTTGAAGAAGACGGCGGCTTTAAGACCGGTGTCATCATGGCTGACAACGACACCTCGTTGCAGATCGAGATGCCATCCGGCAAGCGCAGCAAAATCAAGTCCGCAACCGTGTTGTTGCGTTTCGAAAAACCATCGGCGGCAGTCATGCTTGAGCAGGCAACGCCGCTGGCTGAAGAAATCGAAGCGGATTTTCTCTGGGAGTGTGTCAACGATGGCGAATTTTCGTTTCTTGATTTTGCCCGTGATTACCACGGTCACGAACCCAGCCCGGTCGAAGCGGCGGCGGTGTTGCTTGCCCTGCACGCAGCGCCCATCTATTTCCATCGCAAAGGTAAGGGCCGCTTCCGCAAAGCGCCTGCCGACATTCTCGCAGCTGCTCTGGCCGGTCTTGAAAAAAAGCGTCAGCAAGCGCTCGCCATGGAAGGCTGGATCGCCTCACTGAAAGAATTCCGTCTGCCGCCGGAAATAGCGGCAATGACCGACGCTTTGCTTTATGCGCCGGACCGCAACAAATCGGAAACCAAGGCGTTCGAGACGGCCTGTGCCGAAACCGGCCTGACTGCGCCGCAACTGCTGTTCAAGTGCGGAGCCATCAAGTCAGCCTATTTCCTGCACTATCGTCGCTTTCTGCATGAGCAGTTCCCCAAGGGCACGGCCTTCCCGCCGCTTGATGCCCCGAAGTTGCCGCGCGACTTGCCGCGTGCCGACGTCCGTGCCTTCTCGATCGACGATGCCAACACCACCGAGATCGACGATGCGCTGTCGGTCGTCAAACTGCCCGGCATTGGTTCGCGCATCGGTATCCACATTGCCGCACCGGGCCTGGCCATCGAGCACGGTTCGCCGCTTGACGGCATCGCCCGGGCCCGTTTGTCCACGGTGTACATGCCGGGCAACAAGATCACCATGCTGCCGGATGCCGTGGTCCAGAATTACACGCTGGCCGGTGGCGTCGATTGCCCGGCCGTGTCGCTTTACCTGACGGTCAATGACTCGCTGGAAATCCTCAGCCACGAATCGCGGCTGGAAATGGTGCACATCGCGGCCAACTTGCGTCACCACGAGATCGAACCCTGGTTCAACGCCGAAACCATCAACGGCCCCTTGCCCGACCAACCGTTCAAGGATGAACTGGTCCATCTCTGGCATTTTGCCAATGCTTGCGAAGGCCGGCGCGGCAAGCCTTCGGCGATGCAGGGCAACAATGATTACAACTTCGGGATTGAAGGCGATCTGGCCGATCCCGATGCATGCATCGTTGAAATCAGCGAACGCAAGCGCGGCAGCCCGCTCGACAAGCTGGTCGCCGAGTTGATGATCGTCGCCAACTCGACCTGGGGCGGCCTGCTCGCCGAGAAAAATGTCGCCTGCCTGTACCGCGCCCAGACCCAGGGCAAGGTGCGTATGACGACCTCGCCCTTGCCACACGAAGGCCTCGGCGTACCGCAATATGCCTGGATGACCTCGCCGCTGCGGCGTTATTGCGATCTGGTCAATCAGTGGCAACTTATCGCCTGTTTGAGGGGTGAATCGCCGGCATTCGCGCAGAAATCGGCGGAGTTGTTTGGTGCAATGCGCGATTTCGAGATCACCTACGCGGCTTACGCCGACTTCCAGCGCCTGATGGAGCGTTACTGGTGCCTGCGCTGGTTGCAGCAGCATGGCATTTCGGAAATTGATGCCACGGTGCGGCGTGAGCAACTGGTCAAACTCGACCATCTGCCCTTGATGCTGCGTGTCCCGTCCTTGCCGGCCGATCTGGCACCGGGGCGTCGGGTGCGTCTGGCGATTGAAAGCCTCGATTTGCTGGCGCCGGAAGTGGCCGGGCGTTTTGTCGCCCTGCTTGATGCGCCGGAAGTCGACATGGCTGGTGCCGACGAGGAGGATGGGGCGCAGTGA
- a CDS encoding YqiA/YcfP family alpha/beta fold hydrolase has translation MGGALSRPQVIYLHGFCSSPASWKSRLLAEAMAARGLAGRFACPQLSPFPAQAMAEVSRLIEAADGLVTLVGSSLGGHYAHFLAEQYGLHAVLINPAAVDRLELGKFVGEHHNFHSGEHFVFGQAHVEELRAQVRPPTADRYWLLVETGDEVLDYRQAVNFYAGCRQSILPGGDHSFTRFPEFIPQILEYAGL, from the coding sequence GTGGGCGGCGCATTAAGTCGTCCGCAGGTTATTTACCTGCACGGCTTTTGTTCGTCGCCAGCCTCGTGGAAATCGCGCTTGCTGGCTGAGGCGATGGCTGCGCGCGGTCTGGCCGGACGCTTTGCCTGTCCGCAGTTGTCGCCCTTTCCGGCGCAGGCCATGGCTGAGGTTTCGCGCTTGATCGAAGCGGCCGATGGCCTGGTGACGCTGGTCGGCAGTTCGCTCGGCGGGCATTACGCCCATTTTCTGGCCGAGCAGTACGGGCTGCATGCCGTGCTGATCAACCCTGCTGCGGTCGACCGGCTGGAATTGGGCAAATTTGTCGGTGAGCACCACAATTTCCACAGCGGCGAGCATTTTGTTTTTGGCCAGGCGCATGTCGAGGAATTGCGCGCACAGGTCAGGCCGCCGACAGCGGATCGCTATTGGCTGCTGGTTGAAACCGGCGACGAGGTGCTGGACTATCGGCAGGCTGTGAATTTTTACGCTGGCTGTCGCCAAAGCATCCTGCCCGGGGGCGATCACAGCTTCACCCGCTTTCCCGAGTTCATTCCGCAAATCCTTGAATACGCTGGGTTATAA
- a CDS encoding undecaprenyl-diphosphate phosphatase, with translation MDPILLLKALILGIVEGLTEFLPISSTGHLILAGDLLNFNDDRGKLFEIVIQFGAILAVVWEYRQRLLVVARGAFSDKTAQKFILNLFVAFLPLAILGLLFGKAIKANLFNPIAVASTFILGAFVILWAEKREHTIRVQTVEEMSLLDALKMGIAQAFALIPGTSRSGATIIGGLLFGLSRKAATEFSFFLAIPTIGAATAYQLYKERALLNFDDVGMWAVGFISAFVSAFLCVRWLLRFISSHDFTPFAWYRIVFGIVVLSTAHFGWVQWAAH, from the coding sequence ATGGACCCGATTCTGCTGCTTAAAGCCCTCATCCTCGGTATCGTCGAGGGCCTGACTGAATTCCTGCCGATCTCGTCGACCGGTCATTTGATTCTGGCTGGCGATTTGCTCAATTTCAACGACGATCGCGGCAAATTGTTCGAGATTGTCATACAGTTCGGCGCCATTCTTGCGGTTGTCTGGGAGTATCGTCAGCGTTTGCTGGTTGTGGCGCGCGGTGCGTTCAGCGATAAAACTGCCCAGAAATTCATTCTCAATCTCTTCGTTGCCTTTCTGCCGCTGGCGATTCTCGGCTTGCTGTTCGGCAAGGCGATCAAGGCCAATTTGTTCAACCCGATCGCTGTCGCCAGCACCTTCATTCTTGGGGCATTCGTCATCCTCTGGGCGGAAAAACGTGAACACACGATTCGCGTTCAGACGGTTGAAGAAATGAGCCTGCTTGATGCGCTGAAAATGGGCATCGCGCAGGCGTTCGCGTTGATTCCCGGCACCTCGCGCTCAGGAGCGACGATCATTGGCGGCCTGCTGTTCGGCTTGTCGCGCAAGGCGGCGACTGAGTTTTCCTTCTTCCTGGCCATTCCGACCATCGGTGCGGCAACGGCTTACCAGCTGTACAAGGAGCGGGCGCTGCTCAATTTCGACGATGTCGGCATGTGGGCGGTCGGATTCATCTCGGCTTTTGTCTCGGCCTTCCTGTGTGTGCGCTGGTTGCTGCGCTTCATCTCCAGCCATGATTTCACGCCATTCGCCTGGTATCGCATCGTTTTTGGCATTGTCGTGCTGTCGACCGCGCATTTCGGCTGGGTGCAGTGGGCGGCGCATTAA
- a CDS encoding cysteine hydrolase family protein codes for MSQIKRALIVIDVQNEYFTGNLRIEYPDVRISLPNIVRAMDAAQAAGIPVVVVQHLAAEGAPVFARGSEGAAIHPEIAGRPRNHHIEKSLASCFVGTDLEAWLRERQINTLSIVGYMTHNCDDSTVRQAAHAGWKVELLHDAAGSLPYANAIGSATAEEIHRVFTVVMHTGFAAVVSTDQWLAAVAEHKALPADNIYLSNQRAIAQR; via the coding sequence ATGTCTCAAATCAAGCGGGCGCTTATCGTCATCGACGTGCAAAACGAATATTTCACCGGAAATTTGCGGATCGAATATCCGGATGTCCGGATTTCACTACCGAATATTGTCCGGGCGATGGATGCGGCGCAGGCCGCCGGGATTCCGGTGGTGGTGGTGCAGCATCTGGCGGCAGAGGGGGCCCCTGTTTTTGCCAGGGGCAGCGAGGGGGCCGCAATTCATCCCGAAATTGCCGGTCGACCGCGCAATCACCACATTGAAAAATCGTTGGCCAGCTGTTTCGTCGGCACCGATCTGGAGGCGTGGTTGCGCGAGCGTCAGATCAATACGTTGAGCATCGTCGGCTACATGACGCACAACTGTGACGATTCGACGGTCCGCCAAGCGGCACACGCCGGCTGGAAAGTCGAATTGCTGCATGATGCCGCCGGTTCTCTGCCTTATGCCAACGCAATCGGTTCGGCAACGGCCGAGGAAATCCATCGCGTTTTCACGGTCGTGATGCATACCGGTTTTGCCGCCGTGGTCAGCACCGATCAATGGCTGGCGGCTGTCGCCGAACACAAGGCTTTGCCGGCTGACAATATTTATCTGTCGAACCAGCGCGCCATTGCGCAGCGTTGA
- a CDS encoding GlxA family transcriptional regulator → MSKLRIAVVAFERISPFHLSVPCVVFGDAHPGVPSFELTVCAVEPGSLKTTAGFDIHVSHGLEALTDADIVIIPSWRDPTETPPAALLSALTSAAQRGATIVGLCLGAYVLAAAGLLDGRRATTHWAYAADFARRYPLTRVDANVLYIADDQILTSAGTAAGIDCCLYMLRQEYGAETANSVARRLVVPPHRQGGQAQFIEQPVPASANDSRLAELLDWVRTNPAQAHTLDSLAQRALMSRRTFTRHFRQLTGSTVSAWLLGQRLALSQRLLEGTEHDIEQIADLAGFASSVTLRHHFRKAFGVSPSAWRETFNGK, encoded by the coding sequence ATGTCCAAGCTTCGCATCGCCGTTGTCGCCTTCGAACGGATCAGCCCCTTCCACCTCTCTGTTCCCTGCGTCGTTTTCGGTGATGCCCATCCGGGTGTCCCGTCATTTGAACTCACCGTCTGCGCCGTCGAACCGGGCAGCCTGAAGACCACCGCCGGCTTCGACATTCACGTCAGTCACGGGCTGGAAGCCCTGACTGATGCCGACATCGTCATCATTCCGAGCTGGCGCGATCCGACCGAGACGCCGCCAGCCGCATTACTCAGCGCACTGACTTCAGCTGCACAGCGCGGCGCGACCATCGTCGGCCTGTGCCTCGGTGCCTACGTACTGGCTGCTGCCGGCCTGCTCGACGGACGTCGGGCAACAACCCACTGGGCCTACGCCGCAGATTTCGCCCGACGTTATCCGCTGACCCGAGTCGACGCCAATGTTCTGTACATTGCCGACGACCAGATACTGACCTCAGCCGGGACCGCCGCCGGGATTGATTGCTGCCTGTACATGCTGCGCCAGGAATACGGAGCCGAAACGGCCAATAGCGTCGCTCGCCGCCTGGTTGTTCCGCCGCACCGGCAAGGTGGACAGGCGCAATTCATCGAGCAACCCGTCCCGGCCAGCGCCAACGACTCGCGACTGGCCGAATTGCTCGACTGGGTGCGCACCAATCCGGCGCAAGCGCACACACTCGACAGCCTGGCCCAACGTGCGCTGATGAGCCGTCGCACCTTTACCCGCCATTTCCGGCAACTCACCGGCAGCACCGTCAGCGCGTGGTTGCTCGGACAACGGCTGGCATTGAGCCAGCGCCTGCTCGAAGGCACGGAACATGATATCGAGCAAATTGCCGACCTCGCCGGCTTCGCCTCATCCGTCACCCTGCGCCACCACTTCCGCAAAGCCTTCGGCGTTTCGCCGAGCGCCTGGCGGGAAACCTTCAACGGTAAATAA
- a CDS encoding DUF3334 family protein, with translation MSTPEKKVVFGTEDILLSLCNSVSRVLTVATQSPIHFSGMVQRITKTCLKPDIGCFVLFDGGFSGLVVINFSSQAAMELYESYMLNMGMAKDELASSHTADEVSNVMGELMNQIVGDFTGKVARELQTQITQNQPKMLVLNKQVMLSVDTNLDKPEARRVTFHTGRNNIFYLEMAIDGTEFIKLFDFEASDAPDPDELIAQAAMPAKAPVQAAESSEHDDLLKSLGM, from the coding sequence ATGAGCACTCCAGAAAAAAAAGTCGTATTCGGCACCGAAGATATCCTGCTGAGTCTGTGCAATTCAGTGTCGCGGGTACTGACCGTCGCCACGCAAAGCCCGATCCATTTTTCCGGCATGGTCCAGCGCATCACCAAGACCTGTCTCAAGCCGGATATCGGCTGCTTCGTGTTGTTCGACGGTGGTTTCTCGGGGCTGGTGGTGATCAACTTTTCGTCGCAGGCAGCAATGGAGCTGTACGAAAGCTACATGCTCAACATGGGCATGGCCAAGGATGAATTGGCCAGCTCGCACACCGCAGACGAAGTCAGCAACGTGATGGGCGAACTGATGAACCAGATCGTCGGCGATTTCACCGGCAAGGTTGCCCGCGAACTACAAACCCAGATCACGCAAAACCAGCCCAAGATGCTGGTTCTCAACAAGCAGGTCATGCTCAGCGTCGACACCAACCTCGACAAGCCGGAAGCCCGTCGCGTCACCTTCCATACCGGGCGCAACAATATTTTCTATCTCGAAATGGCAATCGATGGCACTGAGTTCATCAAGCTGTTCGACTTCGAAGCCAGCGATGCTCCCGATCCCGACGAGTTGATTGCCCAAGCCGCCATGCCGGCCAAAGCCCCGGTGCAAGCCGCTGAATCCAGCGAGCACGACGATTTGCTGAAATCGCTCGGAATGTAG
- the thiC gene encoding phosphomethylpyrimidine synthase ThiC yields MNAKEQFLAANAHVDEAAVQPLPNSRKIYIEGSRPDIRVPMREIMQDDTPTAFGGEKNPPIYVYDCSGLYSDPDAKIDIRSGLPALRAQWIAERGDVEELPGLSSEFGQKRADDKSLDELRFPGLHRKPLRAKAGKNVSQMHYARQGIITPEMEYVAIRENNNRRAYIESLKNTGPMGEKMAKLLGRQHPGQNFGASIPEEITPEFVRSEIARGRAIIPNNINHPESEPMIIGRNFLTKINANIGNSALGSSIQEEVEKMTWSIRWGGDTVMDLSTGKNIHETREWIIRNSPVAIGTVPIYQALEKVNGKAEDLTWEIFRDTLIEQAEQGVDYFTIHAGVLLRYVPLTANRMTGIVSRGGSIMAKWCLAHHKESFLYTHFEEICEIMKAYDVAFSLGDGLRPGSIYDANDEAQLGELKTLGELTQIAWKHDVQVMIEGPGHVPMHMIKENMDLQLEYCDEAPFYTLGPLTTDIAPGYDHITSGIGAAMIGWYGTAMLCYVTPKEHLGLPDKDDVKTGIITYKLAAHAADLAKGHPGAQIRDNALSKARFEFRWDDQFNLGLDPDKAREFHDETLPKESAKVAHFCSMCGPHFCSMKITQEVREFAAQQGVDEQAALAKGMEVKSVEFVKAGAEVYSKV; encoded by the coding sequence ATGAACGCCAAAGAACAATTCCTCGCCGCCAACGCCCACGTCGACGAGGCTGCAGTCCAGCCGCTGCCTAATTCCCGCAAGATTTACATCGAAGGTTCGCGCCCGGACATTCGAGTGCCGATGCGCGAGATCATGCAGGATGACACACCGACCGCCTTCGGTGGGGAAAAGAATCCGCCGATCTACGTTTATGACTGCTCCGGTCTGTATTCCGACCCGGATGCCAAAATCGACATCCGTTCCGGCCTGCCGGCTTTGCGTGCCCAATGGATCGCCGAGCGTGGCGATGTTGAAGAACTGCCCGGCCTGAGCTCAGAATTCGGCCAGAAACGAGCCGATGACAAGTCGCTCGACGAACTGCGTTTCCCCGGCCTGCACCGCAAGCCGCTGCGCGCTAAGGCCGGCAAGAATGTCAGCCAGATGCACTACGCCCGCCAGGGCATCATCACGCCGGAGATGGAGTACGTCGCCATCCGCGAAAACAACAATCGCCGTGCCTATATTGAAAGCCTGAAGAATACTGGTCCGATGGGCGAGAAAATGGCCAAGCTGCTCGGTCGCCAGCACCCGGGCCAGAACTTCGGGGCCAGCATCCCGGAAGAAATCACCCCGGAATTCGTCCGCAGCGAAATCGCCCGTGGCCGCGCCATCATCCCGAACAACATCAACCACCCGGAAAGCGAGCCGATGATCATCGGCCGCAACTTCCTGACCAAGATCAACGCCAACATCGGCAACTCGGCGCTCGGCTCCAGCATTCAGGAAGAAGTCGAGAAAATGACCTGGTCGATCCGCTGGGGCGGCGACACGGTGATGGACCTGTCTACTGGCAAGAACATCCACGAAACCCGCGAATGGATCATCCGCAACAGCCCGGTCGCCATCGGCACCGTGCCGATCTATCAGGCGCTGGAAAAGGTCAACGGCAAAGCCGAAGACCTGACCTGGGAAATCTTCCGCGACACGCTGATCGAACAGGCCGAACAAGGCGTCGACTACTTCACCATCCACGCTGGCGTCCTGCTCCGCTACGTGCCGCTCACCGCCAACCGCATGACCGGCATCGTCAGCCGTGGTGGCTCGATCATGGCCAAATGGTGTCTGGCCCACCACAAGGAAAGCTTCCTCTACACCCACTTCGAGGAAATCTGCGAAATCATGAAGGCCTACGACGTCGCCTTCAGCCTCGGCGACGGCCTGCGTCCCGGCTCGATCTACGACGCCAATGACGAAGCCCAGCTCGGCGAACTCAAGACCCTCGGCGAACTGACCCAGATTGCCTGGAAGCACGACGTGCAGGTGATGATCGAAGGCCCCGGCCATGTGCCCATGCACATGATCAAGGAGAACATGGACCTGCAGCTCGAATACTGCGATGAAGCCCCGTTCTACACCCTCGGCCCCTTGACCACCGACATCGCGCCGGGCTACGACCACATCACCAGCGGCATCGGCGCCGCGATGATCGGCTGGTACGGCACGGCCATGCTCTGTTACGTCACGCCGAAAGAACACCTCGGCCTGCCGGACAAGGATGACGTCAAGACCGGCATCATCACCTACAAGCTGGCCGCCCACGCCGCCGACCTCGCCAAGGGCCACCCCGGTGCGCAGATCCGCGACAACGCCTTGAGCAAGGCGCGCTTCGAATTCCGCTGGGACGACCAGTTCAACCTCGGCCTCGACCCGGACAAGGCGCGTGAATTCCACGACGAAACCCTGCCCAAGGAATCGGCCAAGGTCGCCCACTTCTGTTCGATGTGCGGCCCGCACTTTTGCTCGATGAAGATCACGCAGGAAGTGCGTGAGTTCGCGGCGCAGCAAGGCGTCGACGAACAAGCGGCGCTGGCGAAAGGGATGGAAGTGAAGTCGGTCGAGTTCGTGAAGGCCGGGGCTGAGGTTTATAGCAAGGTCTGA
- a CDS encoding carbonic anhydrase gives MRLLTIAALLATLPWCAAAAPTWQTISSEPGKRIELDRTSIKREDGGKVQAQGRVILEKEIVDAKSGAGYRVIEAITRYDCGSRNASTIKRIYKKNESEVVREEEIKGAELPVRTGTLDDKVLREVCRPAKESVTEVAQKANEATSQLKEANEAMIKKDLAKSGAMKASDTSHAPAAKAEQAAPISIKPNLKPPAEAAHEPAPPKAAPPKASHVVVHSSSPAKPAKQAKTGGYMLELAHSEPALQHAHIHWSYDGEGGPDNWAKIDPKNKTCAIGQRQSPIDIKEGIKVDLEQIKFSYRPSTFRIIDNGHTVQVAVGDSSISLTGKTYELVQFHFHRPSEEKVNGQRFDMVVHLVHKSDEGQLAVVAVLLERGSENPFIQTLWNNMPLEKNVEVSPPGPVINPANLLPSDQNYYTYMGSLTTPPCTEGVLWLVMKQPVQVSPEQINIFSRLYRNNARPIQPASSRMIKEGR, from the coding sequence ATGCGCTTATTGACTATTGCCGCCCTGCTGGCGACGCTGCCGTGGTGCGCGGCAGCCGCACCGACCTGGCAAACCATCTCGTCCGAACCGGGAAAACGGATCGAACTCGACCGGACCAGCATCAAACGTGAAGATGGCGGCAAGGTTCAAGCCCAGGGACGGGTCATCCTCGAAAAGGAAATCGTCGATGCCAAGTCCGGCGCCGGCTACCGGGTTATTGAAGCGATCACCCGCTACGACTGCGGCTCGCGCAATGCCAGCACAATCAAGCGCATTTACAAGAAAAACGAGTCGGAAGTCGTTCGCGAAGAAGAGATCAAGGGTGCCGAATTGCCGGTCCGTACCGGCACGCTCGACGACAAGGTCCTGCGCGAAGTTTGCCGCCCGGCCAAGGAAAGCGTGACCGAGGTTGCCCAAAAAGCCAACGAGGCAACCAGCCAGTTGAAAGAAGCCAACGAAGCGATGATCAAGAAAGATCTCGCCAAGTCCGGTGCAATGAAGGCATCCGACACCAGCCATGCCCCTGCCGCCAAGGCCGAGCAGGCTGCGCCGATTTCAATCAAGCCGAACCTGAAACCTCCAGCAGAGGCCGCGCATGAGCCGGCGCCACCGAAAGCCGCACCGCCCAAGGCAAGCCACGTCGTGGTGCACAGCTCATCGCCGGCCAAACCTGCCAAACAGGCAAAGACTGGCGGTTACATGCTGGAATTGGCACACAGCGAACCGGCACTCCAGCATGCCCACATTCACTGGTCTTATGACGGCGAAGGCGGCCCCGATAACTGGGCCAAGATCGATCCGAAAAACAAGACTTGTGCCATCGGCCAGCGTCAGTCACCGATCGACATCAAGGAAGGCATCAAGGTCGATCTCGAACAGATCAAGTTCAGCTACCGTCCATCAACCTTCCGCATCATTGACAATGGACACACCGTGCAGGTTGCCGTCGGCGACAGCTCGATCAGCCTGACCGGGAAAACCTACGAACTGGTCCAGTTCCATTTCCATCGCCCTTCCGAAGAAAAGGTCAACGGCCAGCGCTTCGACATGGTGGTGCATCTGGTGCATAAATCGGACGAAGGCCAGTTGGCCGTGGTTGCCGTGCTACTTGAGCGTGGCAGCGAAAATCCGTTCATCCAGACGCTCTGGAACAACATGCCCCTAGAGAAAAACGTCGAGGTCTCGCCGCCCGGCCCGGTCATCAACCCGGCCAACCTGCTGCCTTCCGACCAGAATTACTACACCTACATGGGCTCGCTGACGACCCCACCCTGTACCGAAGGGGTGCTCTGGCTGGTCATGAAGCAGCCGGTCCAGGTTTCGCCGGAGCAGATCAACATCTTCAGCCGGCTGTACCGCAACAACGCACGCCCCATCCAGCCGGCCAGCAGCCGGATGATCAAGGAAGGTCGTTGA
- a CDS encoding TetR/AcrR family transcriptional regulator: MSASPPARKRRKEARPSELTTAALSLFVEKGFAATRLEDVALSAGVSKGTLYLYFDSKEALFKAVIQEGIVPVVAENEAIAAQHSGSSFDLLEKLLGNWWSKIGQTRLAGIPKLMVAEARNFPDVALFYYENVIKRGRALVGAALERGMASGEFRRMDVETTIDVIIAPILMLLIWRFSMACCQNSEGDSGLYLQIHMDLLRQGLRGSQV, translated from the coding sequence ATGTCAGCCTCCCCACCCGCCCGTAAACGTCGCAAGGAAGCCCGTCCTTCGGAGCTGACCACAGCTGCGCTCAGCCTGTTTGTCGAAAAAGGCTTCGCCGCAACGCGACTGGAAGATGTCGCCCTCAGCGCCGGCGTATCCAAAGGTACGCTCTACCTCTACTTCGACAGCAAGGAAGCGCTGTTCAAGGCGGTCATTCAGGAAGGTATCGTCCCGGTTGTAGCCGAAAACGAGGCCATTGCCGCCCAACATAGCGGCAGCAGTTTCGACCTGCTGGAAAAACTGCTCGGTAACTGGTGGAGCAAGATCGGCCAAACACGACTGGCCGGCATCCCGAAACTGATGGTTGCCGAAGCCAGAAATTTTCCCGACGTCGCACTTTTCTATTACGAAAACGTCATCAAGCGCGGGCGAGCCCTGGTCGGCGCAGCCCTTGAGCGCGGCATGGCCTCCGGCGAATTCCGGCGCATGGATGTTGAAACAACCATCGACGTGATCATCGCCCCCATCCTGATGCTGTTGATCTGGCGCTTTTCAATGGCCTGCTGCCAAAACAGCGAAGGCGATTCAGGTCTTTACCTGCAAATTCACATGGATCTCCTGCGCCAAGGCTTGCGCGGGAGTCAGGTATAA
- a CDS encoding protein-L-isoaspartate O-methyltransferase, whose amino-acid sequence MNIEQARFNMIEQQIRPWEVLDPQVLDLLFVVKREDFVPTAYRNLAFADMEIPLGDGQVMLAPRVEAKLLQELGIKKTDKVLEIGTGSGYMAALLAARAEHVVTVESRPALAESARQNLERAGVANVTVEVADGAQGWSQSGPYDAIVVSGSLPTLPAALLKQLRVGGRLAVTVGLAPVMQAQLITCTADGIYNTVNLFETVIPAIDGTTPESGFSF is encoded by the coding sequence ATGAATATCGAGCAAGCACGTTTCAACATGATTGAACAACAGATCCGCCCTTGGGAGGTTCTGGATCCGCAGGTGCTTGACCTGCTTTTCGTGGTCAAGCGCGAAGATTTCGTACCGACCGCCTACCGCAACCTGGCATTTGCCGACATGGAAATCCCGCTCGGCGATGGCCAGGTCATGCTGGCACCGCGTGTCGAAGCCAAACTGCTGCAGGAACTCGGCATCAAGAAAACCGACAAGGTTCTCGAAATCGGCACCGGCAGCGGCTACATGGCGGCCTTGCTGGCAGCGCGCGCCGAACACGTTGTGACGGTCGAATCCCGCCCGGCACTGGCTGAATCCGCTCGCCAGAACCTGGAACGCGCCGGTGTCGCCAACGTCACGGTCGAAGTTGCCGATGGTGCCCAAGGCTGGAGCCAGTCCGGTCCGTACGACGCAATTGTTGTTTCCGGCTCCCTGCCCACCCTGCCCGCCGCCTTGCTCAAGCAACTGCGCGTCGGTGGCCGTCTTGCCGTCACGGTTGGCCTGGCCCCGGTCATGCAAGCCCAGTTGATCACCTGTACCGCCGATGGCATCTACAACACGGTCAACCTGTTCGAAACGGTCATTCCGGCAATCGACGGCACCACGCCCGAATCAGGCTTCTCGTTCTGA
- a CDS encoding rhodanese-like domain-containing protein gives MQQIRARQLAEWLADDSQPKPILLDVREPWEFELCHLPDSLLIPMHTVPLRCDELDPERELVVICHHGGRSMQVAMFLERKGYARLHNLAGGVEAWAGEVDPTMHRY, from the coding sequence ATGCAGCAGATTCGCGCACGCCAACTGGCCGAATGGCTGGCTGATGACAGCCAGCCCAAGCCGATTCTGCTCGACGTGCGCGAACCGTGGGAATTCGAACTCTGCCATTTGCCTGATTCGCTGCTCATTCCGATGCACACGGTCCCCCTGCGTTGCGATGAGCTCGACCCGGAGCGTGAGCTTGTCGTCATTTGCCACCACGGCGGACGCAGCATGCAGGTTGCCATGTTTCTCGAACGCAAGGGTTATGCACGATTGCACAACCTGGCTGGCGGCGTAGAAGCCTGGGCAGGAGAAGTTGACCCCACGATGCATCGATATTGA